The Streptomyces sp. P9-A4 genome contains a region encoding:
- a CDS encoding ABC transporter ATP-binding protein, with protein sequence MKKDTNAPAVGFRAATKTFGAVRAVDGLDLTVPRGETVALLGRNGAGKSTAISLLLGLDTPDGGLVELFGGAPDAAVAAGRVGAMLQEGRAVPRVTVRELVSFVARTYPAPMPVAEALALAGLTGLAGRRVDRLSGGQTQRVRFAVALVGNPELIVLDEPTAALDVEARREFWDSMRGYARRGNTVLFSTHYLEEADAYADRIVVLDAGRVLAVGTSEELKRAAGGSLVSFDLAGGPTDWLDLLPGVTSYEIRGDRARLRTDDSDATVRALAERDAIRALEVTPVSLDDAFLALTLAQRPLGTLETAR encoded by the coding sequence ATGAAGAAGGACACGAACGCACCGGCGGTCGGCTTCCGGGCCGCGACCAAGACCTTCGGCGCCGTCCGCGCCGTCGACGGACTCGACCTCACCGTCCCGCGCGGCGAGACCGTGGCACTGCTCGGCCGCAACGGCGCCGGGAAGTCCACCGCCATCAGCCTCCTCCTCGGCCTCGACACGCCCGACGGCGGCCTGGTCGAGCTGTTCGGCGGGGCCCCGGACGCCGCCGTGGCCGCCGGCCGGGTCGGCGCGATGCTCCAGGAGGGCCGCGCGGTCCCCCGGGTCACCGTCCGGGAGCTGGTCTCCTTCGTCGCCCGCACCTACCCGGCGCCGATGCCGGTCGCGGAGGCCCTGGCGCTGGCCGGCCTCACCGGGCTGGCGGGCCGCCGGGTCGACCGGCTGTCGGGCGGCCAGACCCAGCGGGTCCGGTTCGCCGTCGCGCTGGTCGGGAACCCGGAGCTGATCGTCCTGGACGAGCCGACGGCCGCCCTGGACGTCGAGGCCCGCCGGGAGTTCTGGGACTCCATGCGCGGCTACGCCCGCCGGGGCAACACCGTCCTGTTCTCCACCCACTACCTGGAGGAGGCGGACGCGTACGCCGACCGGATCGTCGTCCTCGACGCCGGCCGCGTTCTCGCCGTCGGCACCAGCGAGGAGCTGAAGCGGGCCGCCGGCGGCAGCCTCGTCTCCTTCGACCTGGCGGGCGGCCCGACGGACTGGCTGGACCTGCTGCCCGGCGTCACCTCGTACGAGATCAGGGGCGACCGCGCCCGGCTGCGTACCGACGACTCCGACGCCACCGTCCGCGCGCTCGCCGAGCGGGACGCGATCCGGGCCCTCGAAGTCACCCCGGTCTCGCTCGACGACGCCTTCCTCGCCCTCACCCTGGCCCAGCGGCCCCTCGGCACCCTGGAGACGGCCCGATGA
- a CDS encoding ABC transporter permease: protein MITAYVGLEVRRTLRDIGFVISTIGVPVMMYLLFTNLGADDSGYKKAAMVGMAAYGALGAALSLGTGVAEDKSTGWLRQLRITPMTSRQVVTGRALTGSVVVLPAIAGVLLAGGLANGVRMEPWQWAAVAVTLWLGSLPFTLLGIGNGYRFTAQTTGVVNVACNLGLAVVGGLWFPVALFPDWLRTISRLTPTNRFAELGVAMAEGRAPGTATLAVLVGWAALFGAYAAVSYRRSGRTV, encoded by the coding sequence ATGATCACCGCGTACGTCGGCCTCGAAGTGCGCCGCACGCTCCGCGACATCGGTTTCGTGATCTCCACGATCGGTGTGCCGGTGATGATGTACCTCCTCTTCACCAACCTCGGCGCGGACGACAGCGGGTACAAGAAGGCCGCGATGGTCGGCATGGCCGCGTACGGAGCGCTCGGCGCCGCCCTGTCCCTCGGCACGGGGGTGGCGGAGGACAAGTCCACCGGCTGGCTGCGGCAGCTGCGGATCACGCCCATGACGTCCCGGCAGGTGGTGACCGGCCGGGCCCTGACCGGGTCCGTCGTCGTCCTGCCCGCCATCGCGGGGGTCCTGCTCGCGGGCGGCCTCGCCAACGGCGTACGGATGGAGCCCTGGCAGTGGGCCGCGGTCGCCGTCACGCTCTGGCTCGGCTCGCTGCCCTTCACCCTGCTCGGCATCGGCAACGGCTACCGGTTCACCGCCCAGACCACCGGCGTCGTCAACGTCGCCTGCAACCTCGGGCTCGCCGTCGTCGGCGGCCTCTGGTTCCCGGTCGCCCTCTTCCCCGACTGGCTGCGGACGATCTCCCGGCTCACCCCGACGAACCGCTTCGCGGAGCTGGGCGTGGCGATGGCGGAGGGCAGGGCTCCGGGCACGGCGACCCTCGCGGTACTGGTCGGCTGGGCTGCCCTGTTCGGCGCGTACGCGGCGGTCTCGTACCGCCGTTCCGGCCGGACGGTGTAG
- a CDS encoding sensor histidine kinase, producing MADTRWGRTVAVLRRRQEDRGPSGLSLLPWLLMGLGALSHLISGDATNPWIGGLGLLAFNSLYIAIVMRAFHERTREAPLTWVLLAALAALTFGLAAGYGREWLLLFPLLGLAVGAVVRRGRHLRRISLPLVVAVAAVTFWRDGWNSFGIVYGTFISVMVTATILALDETVRQLRATREELARTAVEKERLRFSRDLHDLLGHTLSVIVVKSEVVRRLAPRDLDAALAQVADIESVGRQALTEIREAVTGYREGSLATELDRARDALSTAGIEPVVRRSGPLLEPQTEALLSWVVRESTTNAVRHSGASRCVIDLTGGADRVRLTVTDDGRGPADGVPGSGLRGLRERVAAAGGTLESGPAPQGGFRVAAELPAETPDPHEGEAPE from the coding sequence ATGGCGGACACCAGGTGGGGGCGGACCGTGGCGGTGCTGAGGAGGCGGCAGGAGGACCGGGGGCCGAGCGGGCTGAGCCTGCTCCCCTGGCTCCTGATGGGCCTCGGCGCACTCTCCCATCTGATCAGCGGCGACGCCACGAACCCGTGGATCGGCGGCCTCGGCCTGCTCGCGTTCAACTCCCTCTACATCGCGATCGTCATGCGCGCCTTCCACGAACGCACCCGGGAGGCCCCGCTCACCTGGGTACTCCTCGCCGCGCTCGCCGCGCTCACCTTCGGGCTCGCCGCCGGCTACGGCAGGGAATGGCTGCTGCTCTTCCCGCTCCTGGGCCTGGCCGTCGGGGCGGTGGTGCGGCGCGGGCGGCACCTGCGGCGGATCAGCCTCCCGCTGGTCGTCGCGGTCGCCGCGGTGACGTTCTGGCGGGACGGCTGGAACTCCTTCGGCATCGTCTACGGCACCTTCATCTCGGTGATGGTGACGGCGACGATCCTCGCCCTGGACGAGACGGTCCGGCAGCTGCGGGCCACCCGGGAGGAACTGGCCAGGACGGCCGTCGAGAAGGAACGGCTGCGGTTCTCCCGCGACCTGCACGACCTGCTCGGCCACACCCTGTCGGTGATCGTGGTGAAGTCGGAGGTCGTACGGCGGCTGGCGCCGCGCGACCTGGACGCGGCCCTGGCGCAGGTCGCGGACATCGAGTCGGTGGGACGTCAGGCGCTGACCGAGATAAGGGAGGCCGTGACCGGCTACCGCGAGGGCAGCCTCGCCACCGAGCTGGACCGGGCGCGCGACGCGCTCTCCACCGCGGGCATCGAGCCGGTCGTACGCCGCTCGGGCCCGCTGCTCGAACCGCAGACCGAGGCCCTGCTGAGCTGGGTCGTACGGGAGTCCACGACGAACGCGGTACGGCACAGCGGCGCGTCCCGCTGCGTCATCGACCTCACCGGCGGCGCCGACCGCGTCCGCCTCACCGTCACCGACGACGGGCGCGGCCCGGCCGACGGCGTCCCCGGCAGCGGGCTGCGTGGCCTGCGCGAGCGGGTCGCGGCGGCAGGCGGCACCCTTGAGTCGGGACCGGCACCGCAGGGCGGGTTCCGGGTCGCGGCGGAGCTCCCCGCCGAGACCCCCGACCCGCACGAGGGGGAAGCGCCGGAATGA
- a CDS encoding response regulator transcription factor, giving the protein MIRVLLAEDQGMMRGALALLLGMEHDMEVVAQVGRGDEIVDAALAARPDVALLDIELPGRSGLDAAVDLRTEAPDCRVLILTTFGRPGYLRRAMEAGAAGFLVKDGPVEDLAESIRKALRGETVIDPALAAAALSAGPNPLTARERDALAASVDGATVADIATALHLSESTVRNYLSSAIGKTGTRNRMEAVRAARRQGWL; this is encoded by the coding sequence ATGATCAGAGTCCTGCTGGCCGAGGACCAGGGCATGATGCGCGGGGCGCTGGCCCTGCTGCTCGGCATGGAGCACGACATGGAGGTCGTCGCCCAGGTGGGGCGGGGGGACGAGATCGTGGACGCGGCGCTGGCCGCGCGCCCCGACGTGGCCCTCCTCGACATCGAACTGCCGGGCCGCTCGGGCCTGGACGCGGCGGTGGACCTGCGTACGGAGGCCCCGGACTGCCGGGTCCTGATCCTCACCACCTTCGGCCGCCCCGGCTACCTCCGGCGGGCGATGGAGGCGGGCGCGGCGGGCTTCCTGGTGAAGGACGGTCCGGTGGAGGACCTGGCCGAGTCGATCCGCAAGGCCCTCAGGGGCGAGACGGTCATCGACCCGGCCCTCGCGGCGGCGGCCCTCAGCGCGGGCCCGAACCCGCTGACCGCCCGCGAACGCGACGCGCTGGCGGCCTCGGTGGACGGCGCGACGGTCGCGGACATCGCGACGGCCCTGCACCTGTCGGAGTCCACGGTCCGCAACTACCTGTCGTCGGCGATCGGGAAGACGGGCACCCGCAACCGCATGGAGGCGGTACGGGCGGCGCGGCGGCAGGGGTGGCTCTAG
- a CDS encoding DinB family protein: MIDEFAKDNLHGRLRRDREALLWKLDGLSEYDARRPLTATGTNLLGLVKHVANVEARYFGEVFGRPSPERLSRWQDSDGSDQWATEDETRDQIIGFYRRTWEHSDATINELPLDAPGHVPWWPEPYTDTNLFAVMVHVLGESIRHAGHADILREGLDGRTGLRAEHEKGIDEEARAAHCARIEQAARSAAPIKAQRSSHMT; the protein is encoded by the coding sequence ATGATCGATGAATTCGCGAAGGACAACCTGCACGGGAGACTGCGGCGGGACCGCGAGGCGCTGCTCTGGAAACTCGACGGCTTGTCCGAATACGACGCCCGCAGACCCTTGACGGCGACCGGGACCAACCTCCTCGGTCTGGTCAAACACGTGGCCAACGTCGAGGCCAGGTACTTCGGCGAGGTCTTCGGCCGCCCTTCCCCGGAACGGCTGTCCCGGTGGCAGGACTCCGACGGCAGCGATCAGTGGGCGACCGAGGACGAGACCCGCGATCAGATCATCGGGTTCTACCGGCGCACGTGGGAACACTCGGACGCGACGATCAACGAGCTTCCCCTCGACGCCCCCGGCCACGTGCCGTGGTGGCCGGAGCCCTACACCGACACGAACCTGTTCGCCGTCATGGTCCACGTCCTCGGCGAGTCCATCCGGCATGCCGGGCACGCCGACATCCTGCGCGAGGGCCTCGACGGCCGGACCGGGTTGCGCGCCGAGCACGAGAAGGGGATCGACGAGGAAGCCCGTGCGGCCCACTGCGCGAGGATCGAGCAGGCCGCCAGGTCGGCCGCACCCATCAAGGCTCAGAGGTCGTCTCACATGACGTGA
- a CDS encoding carboxylesterase/lipase family protein, with the protein MTLPARRLPALLRRARRVALPLAVAVAASLVPAGAAQAHDTTGPTLVRTDNGWVRGAATAEGRQFLGIPYAEAPTGPLRLRAPQPASDWAGVRDATRYGAYCAQNTYWAPGFEQQRTTEDCLDVNVYTPPAGRHSSTKRPVMVWVHGGGNVGGTARDIVPDAFARRTGSIVVTLNYRLGALGFLTLPGAGGNFALLDQQQALRWVRTNIGAFGGDPGRVTLAGESAGGGAVCNQLASPASRGLYRGAIIMSGTFGNCAGTPREQAVASSLAFAAGLGCTEAATAADCLRGKSTKEILDAQASQRRSWGYTVGTPQLPLQPADAFASGRSSRVPVMNGATSKEGLVFAYDSFDRWGNPLTADAYPAALAATFGPETGARALARYPLTAYERPAYAYGTAFGDQLFACPALAVDPLLAKRGKVYAYEFADRTSPLFASLPQNADFDFGATHAAELNYLFKPYGIAAPFNAEQRALADQMTDYWGSFVHGTPPRARGQQPMPEHGSRPGQVLRLRTASAGGNAPTGNLSEQHNCDLWNASR; encoded by the coding sequence ATGACCCTGCCCGCCAGGCGTCTGCCCGCACTGCTGCGGCGCGCGCGCCGCGTCGCCCTGCCGCTGGCCGTCGCCGTCGCCGCCTCCCTCGTGCCCGCAGGCGCCGCCCAGGCCCACGACACCACCGGCCCCACCCTCGTCCGCACCGACAACGGCTGGGTGCGCGGAGCCGCCACGGCCGAGGGACGCCAGTTCCTCGGCATTCCGTACGCCGAAGCCCCCACCGGCCCCCTGCGCCTGCGCGCCCCGCAGCCCGCCTCCGACTGGGCGGGCGTCAGGGACGCCACCCGCTACGGCGCGTACTGCGCCCAGAACACGTACTGGGCTCCCGGCTTCGAGCAGCAGCGGACCACCGAGGACTGCCTCGACGTCAACGTCTACACCCCGCCCGCCGGCCGCCACTCCAGCACCAAGCGCCCCGTCATGGTCTGGGTCCACGGCGGCGGAAACGTCGGCGGCACCGCCCGCGACATCGTTCCCGACGCCTTCGCCCGCCGCACCGGCAGCATCGTCGTCACCCTCAACTACCGCCTCGGCGCCCTGGGCTTCCTCACCCTGCCCGGCGCCGGCGGCAACTTCGCCCTCCTCGACCAGCAGCAGGCCCTGCGCTGGGTCCGGACGAACATCGGCGCCTTCGGCGGCGACCCGGGCCGTGTCACCCTCGCCGGCGAGTCCGCGGGCGGCGGCGCCGTCTGCAACCAGCTCGCCTCCCCGGCGAGCCGCGGCCTCTACCGCGGCGCGATCATCATGAGCGGCACCTTCGGCAACTGCGCCGGGACCCCGCGCGAGCAGGCCGTCGCCTCCTCCCTCGCCTTCGCCGCCGGACTCGGCTGTACGGAAGCGGCGACGGCCGCCGACTGTCTCCGCGGGAAGAGCACCAAGGAGATCCTCGACGCGCAGGCCTCCCAGCGCCGCTCCTGGGGCTACACCGTCGGCACCCCCCAGCTGCCCTTGCAGCCGGCCGACGCGTTCGCCTCGGGCCGCTCCTCCCGCGTCCCCGTGATGAACGGCGCCACCAGCAAGGAGGGGCTGGTCTTCGCGTACGACTCGTTCGACCGCTGGGGCAACCCCCTCACCGCCGACGCCTACCCGGCGGCCCTCGCCGCCACCTTCGGCCCGGAGACCGGCGCGCGAGCGCTCGCCCGCTACCCGCTCACGGCGTACGAGCGCCCCGCGTACGCCTACGGCACGGCCTTCGGCGACCAGCTCTTCGCCTGCCCGGCCCTGGCCGTCGACCCGCTCCTCGCCAAGCGGGGCAAGGTGTACGCGTACGAGTTCGCCGACCGCACCTCGCCGCTGTTCGCCTCGCTCCCCCAGAACGCGGACTTCGACTTCGGTGCCACGCATGCCGCCGAGCTGAACTACCTCTTCAAGCCGTACGGCATCGCCGCACCCTTCAACGCCGAACAGCGCGCGCTCGCCGACCAGATGACCGACTACTGGGGCTCCTTCGTCCACGGCACCCCGCCCCGGGCCCGCGGACAGCAGCCCATGCCGGAACACGGATCGCGCCCCGGCCAGGTGCTCCGACTCCGCACCGCGTCCGCCGGCGGCAACGCGCCCACCGGCAACCTGAGCGAGCAGCACAACTGCGACCTCTGGAACGCTTCACGCTGA
- a CDS encoding PadR family transcriptional regulator, with protein sequence MKFEHVLLGFVAMRPCTGYDLKRWLGSEMGRMSRLPSQQSQIYRTLARMTADDWLTYDVEQNEGRPDSKVYRVTATGERVLRARLAEPYEPPVDFGDPEFPTRYLLSVFVTEEERIALVRTELEARRAQLDRFRARDMREEPWLPGLDPRRMARILDHVHESKDRALVTHVRWLEEVLAELTGTTDPAGPGTPHA encoded by the coding sequence ATGAAGTTCGAGCACGTTCTGCTCGGATTCGTGGCGATGCGTCCCTGTACGGGATACGACCTGAAGCGCTGGCTGGGCAGTGAGATGGGCCGTATGAGCCGGCTCCCCAGCCAGCAGAGCCAGATCTACCGCACCCTCGCCCGGATGACCGCCGACGACTGGCTGACGTACGACGTGGAGCAGAACGAGGGACGCCCGGACTCCAAGGTCTACCGCGTCACCGCCACCGGCGAACGCGTCCTGCGCGCCCGCCTCGCCGAGCCGTACGAGCCGCCGGTCGATTTCGGCGACCCCGAGTTCCCGACGCGCTACCTCCTCTCCGTCTTCGTGACCGAGGAGGAGCGCATCGCCCTCGTACGCACCGAGCTGGAGGCACGCCGCGCCCAGCTCGACCGCTTCCGCGCCCGGGACATGCGCGAGGAGCCCTGGCTGCCGGGCCTGGACCCCCGTCGCATGGCCCGCATCCTGGACCACGTCCACGAGAGCAAGGACAGGGCCCTGGTCACCCACGTGCGCTGGCTGGAGGAGGTCCTCGCGGAACTCACCGGGACGACGGACCCCGCTGGGCCGGGAACGCCACACGCATAG
- a CDS encoding MFS transporter has product MTFMPQTDSATSTSPTSSIPSVRSWAVVATACAGQFLVVLDVSVVNVALPSMRTDLGLSEVGLQWVLNAYAIAFAGFMLFGGRASDLYGRKAMFLLGLGLFTAASAVGGLAPEGAYLIGARAVQGLGAAVLAPATLTLVTEAVPAGAARTRAIGTWTAVGAAGGAAGGFVGGLLVDLLSWRWVLLINIPVGALVLVAALLWLRESRPGTHRRLDLPGAVLVTAGLAVLAYGIVQTEQAGWTAPATLLPLLGGLALLGAFVAVEARTAAPLMPLKIFRNRAVTAANVAILLCGSSSFGMWFFMTNYAQSVLGFTPLQAGLALVPSSLSVILGSKLAPRLMPMAGSRNLAVLGALIAAAGFAWQSTLTADGTFLGTILGPGILMMGGIGLATTPLAALATSSASRSDAGLVSGLVNTSRTMGGALGLAILSTVAAAATPAVADSAVFGTPDGSYLVPGYATAFRVSTAVLIGAAALMYVWLPKGQGAPERPAA; this is encoded by the coding sequence ATGACATTCATGCCGCAGACCGACTCCGCCACGAGCACCTCCCCGACCTCTTCCATACCGTCGGTCCGTTCGTGGGCGGTCGTCGCGACCGCCTGCGCGGGCCAGTTCCTCGTCGTCCTCGACGTCTCCGTCGTCAATGTGGCGCTGCCTTCGATGCGGACCGACCTCGGGCTCTCGGAGGTCGGGCTCCAATGGGTCCTCAACGCCTACGCCATCGCCTTCGCCGGCTTCATGCTGTTCGGCGGGCGGGCCTCCGACCTCTACGGGCGGAAGGCGATGTTCCTCCTCGGTCTCGGCCTCTTCACCGCCGCCTCGGCGGTCGGCGGCCTGGCCCCGGAGGGCGCGTACCTGATCGGCGCCCGCGCCGTGCAGGGCCTCGGCGCCGCCGTCCTCGCGCCCGCCACCCTGACCCTGGTCACCGAAGCCGTCCCGGCCGGGGCCGCCCGCACCCGGGCCATCGGCACCTGGACGGCGGTCGGCGCGGCCGGCGGCGCGGCGGGCGGCTTCGTCGGCGGCCTCCTCGTCGACCTGCTGTCCTGGCGCTGGGTCCTCCTCATCAACATCCCCGTCGGCGCCCTCGTCCTCGTCGCCGCCCTGCTCTGGCTCCGCGAGTCCCGCCCCGGCACCCACCGGCGCCTCGACCTGCCGGGCGCCGTCCTCGTCACCGCCGGGCTCGCCGTCCTCGCGTACGGCATCGTCCAGACCGAACAGGCGGGCTGGACCGCCCCGGCCACCCTCCTCCCGCTGCTCGGCGGTCTCGCGCTGCTCGGCGCGTTCGTCGCCGTCGAGGCGCGTACGGCGGCCCCGCTGATGCCGCTGAAGATCTTCCGCAACCGGGCGGTGACGGCGGCCAACGTGGCGATCCTGCTGTGCGGTTCGAGCTCCTTCGGCATGTGGTTCTTCATGACGAACTACGCGCAGAGCGTCCTCGGCTTCACCCCGCTCCAGGCGGGCCTGGCCCTGGTCCCCAGCTCCCTCAGCGTCATCCTGGGCTCCAAGCTCGCCCCCCGTCTGATGCCGATGGCCGGCTCCCGGAACCTCGCCGTCCTCGGCGCCCTCATCGCCGCCGCCGGCTTCGCCTGGCAGTCGACCCTGACGGCCGACGGCACCTTCCTCGGCACGATCCTGGGCCCCGGCATCCTGATGATGGGGGGCATCGGCCTGGCCACCACCCCGCTGGCCGCCCTCGCCACGTCCAGCGCCTCCCGGTCCGACGCGGGTCTCGTCTCGGGCCTCGTCAACACCTCGCGCACGATGGGCGGCGCCCTCGGCCTCGCGATCCTCTCGACGGTCGCGGCGGCGGCCACCCCGGCGGTCGCCGACTCCGCCGTCTTCGGCACCCCGGACGGCTCCTACCTGGTCCCGGGCTACGCGACGGCCTTCCGGGTCTCGACGGCGGTCCTGATCGGGGCGGCGGCGCTGATGTACGTCTGGCTCCCGAAGGGACAGGGCGCCCCGGAGCGCCCTGCCGCGTAG
- a CDS encoding lipid-transfer protein → MSKAYVVGVGMTKFEKPETRDWQYWDMVREAGTAALADAGVPYARVEQAAVGYCFQASTAGQRAVYELGLTGIPVYNLNNNCATGSTALMTARQFVEGGIADCVLAVGFEKMARGSLGGGGSAGAGDFATSPVARHYGIMAATHGFEMSPPTAQIFGNAAREHMERYGTTEVQLAAVGAKNHQHSANNPNAQFQDVYTVDEILAAKTVHRPLTKLQCSPTSDGAAAALVVSERFVDEHGLRDRAVEIAAQAMTTDTEESFASGSCIDAVGRPMSLAAARQVYERSGLGIEDVDVIELHDCFSINELLTYEALGMCEEGASGKLVESGATTYGGRWVVNPSGGLISKGHPLGATGLAQAAELVWQLRGEAGARQVSGARVGLAHNIGLGGAAVVTLLRKS, encoded by the coding sequence ATGAGCAAGGCGTACGTGGTCGGCGTCGGGATGACCAAGTTCGAGAAGCCGGAGACCCGGGACTGGCAGTACTGGGACATGGTCCGGGAGGCCGGCACCGCGGCCCTCGCCGACGCGGGCGTGCCCTACGCGCGCGTGGAGCAGGCCGCCGTCGGCTACTGCTTCCAGGCCTCCACCGCGGGACAGCGCGCCGTGTACGAACTCGGGCTGACCGGCATCCCCGTCTACAACCTCAACAACAACTGCGCCACCGGCTCCACCGCCCTCATGACCGCCCGCCAGTTCGTCGAGGGCGGCATCGCGGACTGCGTCCTCGCCGTCGGCTTCGAGAAGATGGCGCGGGGCTCGCTCGGCGGCGGCGGCTCGGCGGGCGCGGGGGACTTCGCGACCTCGCCGGTCGCCCGGCACTACGGGATCATGGCCGCGACCCACGGCTTCGAGATGTCCCCGCCCACCGCGCAGATCTTCGGCAACGCCGCCCGCGAGCACATGGAGCGGTACGGGACGACCGAGGTACAGCTCGCGGCCGTCGGCGCCAAGAACCACCAGCACTCCGCGAACAACCCCAACGCCCAGTTCCAGGACGTCTACACGGTCGACGAGATCCTCGCCGCGAAGACCGTCCACCGGCCGCTCACCAAGCTCCAGTGCTCGCCCACCTCCGACGGCGCGGCGGCGGCCCTCGTCGTCTCCGAGCGCTTCGTCGACGAGCACGGTCTGCGGGACCGGGCGGTGGAGATCGCCGCGCAGGCGATGACCACCGACACCGAGGAGTCCTTCGCCTCCGGCTCCTGCATCGACGCTGTCGGCCGCCCGATGTCGCTGGCCGCCGCCCGGCAGGTCTACGAGCGCTCCGGGCTCGGCATCGAGGACGTCGACGTGATCGAGCTCCACGACTGCTTCTCCATCAACGAACTCCTCACCTACGAGGCGCTCGGCATGTGCGAGGAGGGCGCCTCCGGCAAACTCGTCGAGTCCGGCGCCACCACGTACGGCGGGCGCTGGGTGGTGAACCCCTCCGGCGGCCTCATCTCCAAGGGCCACCCGCTGGGCGCGACCGGGCTCGCGCAGGCCGCCGAACTCGTCTGGCAGCTACGGGGCGAGGCGGGCGCGCGACAGGTCTCGGGGGCGCGCGTCGGGCTCGCGCACAACATCGGGCTGGGCGGTGCGGCGGTGGTGACCCTGCTGCGCAAGTCGTAG